A single genomic interval of Thermodesulfatator atlanticus DSM 21156 harbors:
- a CDS encoding sigma-70 family RNA polymerase sigma factor — protein MGRQKENVEVLEANLVKLPKEGPPLAVPVETESVSEPAKTGKKKFKLKLKKKEKKEDKSKKSEKSEKDKKVEEHSALPALPEDKKEVVTYDPLQQYLKEISKYPLLSREEEEKLTKEYYKTKDPRIAYRLVTSNLRLVVKIALDFQKFWMQNFLDLIQEGNVGLMQAVKKFDPYRGVKFSYYASFWIKAYILKFIMDNWRLVKIGTTQAQRKLFYNLRKEKERLDAMGFEPKAKLISERLNVREEDVIEMEQRLNAGEISLDAPIKDDSDELHRDFLADPNAKVEDQVAKKEVISKLRAILEEFGKDLKDKERVIFYERLLAEDPLTLQQIGDRFGISRERVRQIEERLLKKLRKYLKERLPDAENYPLAIEGS, from the coding sequence ATGGGTAGGCAAAAAGAAAATGTTGAAGTGCTAGAGGCAAATTTGGTCAAATTGCCAAAGGAAGGACCTCCGCTTGCTGTGCCTGTGGAAACTGAATCAGTTTCAGAGCCAGCCAAAACGGGCAAGAAAAAATTTAAACTAAAGCTAAAGAAAAAAGAAAAGAAAGAAGATAAGTCTAAAAAATCGGAAAAATCAGAAAAAGACAAAAAAGTAGAAGAACATTCGGCTCTTCCGGCCTTACCTGAAGACAAAAAAGAAGTCGTAACCTATGACCCTCTGCAGCAATACCTGAAAGAAATCAGTAAATATCCGCTTCTTTCTCGCGAAGAAGAAGAAAAGCTCACCAAAGAATATTACAAGACCAAAGACCCTCGTATTGCCTATCGTTTAGTGACTTCAAACCTGCGCTTGGTGGTCAAGATTGCCCTTGATTTCCAAAAGTTCTGGATGCAGAACTTTCTCGATTTGATTCAAGAAGGAAACGTAGGCCTTATGCAGGCCGTTAAAAAATTCGACCCTTACCGAGGGGTTAAGTTTTCTTATTATGCGTCGTTTTGGATCAAGGCCTATATCTTAAAATTCATCATGGATAACTGGCGCCTGGTCAAAATCGGCACCACCCAGGCCCAACGTAAACTTTTTTATAACCTGCGCAAAGAGAAAGAAAGGCTTGACGCCATGGGCTTTGAACCCAAGGCCAAGCTTATCTCAGAGCGCCTTAACGTGCGTGAAGAAGACGTTATTGAGATGGAACAGCGCTTAAACGCAGGCGAGATAAGCCTTGATGCCCCCATAAAAGATGATTCAGACGAGCTTCACCGGGATTTTTTGGCAGATCCAAATGCCAAAGTAGAAGACCAGGTAGCCAAAAAAGAAGTTATTAGTAAACTACGTGCTATCCTTGAAGAATTTGGTAAAGATTTGAAAGACAAAGAACGAGTTATTTTTTATGAACGCCTTTTGGCAGAAGATCCCCTTACTTTGCAACAAATTGGGGATCGCTTTGGTATTTCGAGAGAAAGGGTAAGACAGATAGAAGAACGGTTGCTTAAAAAATTACGCAAATACCTAAAGGAAAGGCTACCCGATGCAGAAAACTATCCTCTGGCCATTGAAGGTTCTTAG
- a CDS encoding tetratricopeptide repeat protein, which translates to MQKTILWPLKVLSLGCFLLFIFSAQAHSRCQPGEAYYFFLVGEYFIQQNDIAQAQQALERVVKCDPKAVTPKKELLKIYAEKGLYNKAISLAQKILAQNPDDKETLFFLAKLYWAQKREARAIETLERLLEKHPDYEEALSTLASIYLQRHDLNGAIKVFERLVKKEPQNASIYLELARLYRRKGDFDKARTYYQKALELSHGKLRIVIEYGDFLEKIGAFKEAQKLYENALKQNPEQFHLYEALLRLYIGAGNFEKALHTIERLEEIIGPNPRLLLRKALILLDLNRDQEALKILKEVVKKHPEDYTAKFYLGVAFERVGQKEKALKIYKSIPPDADVFPLAIRRVAALTNDPQEIYHLFEKALQANPDNKELYRMAASIFNQLDACNLGISLLSEGLKKFPDDLDLATSYAILLVCEGKDEEILKVLEPFLEKYPDDPTLLNFVGYTLADLNRDLDRAEKYIKKALSLKPNDGYIVDSLAWVYYRKGKYEEALKEIERALSLSPDDPIIHEHHGDILKALGLFKEACKAYQKALSLAQKVRDRERIEGKIKRLCGDISS; encoded by the coding sequence ATGCAGAAAACTATCCTCTGGCCATTGAAGGTTCTTAGTTTAGGTTGTTTTTTACTGTTCATTTTTTCAGCTCAAGCCCACTCAAGATGCCAGCCTGGGGAGGCTTATTATTTCTTCCTGGTGGGAGAGTACTTTATTCAGCAAAATGACATCGCCCAGGCTCAACAGGCCCTTGAAAGAGTAGTCAAGTGCGACCCTAAGGCCGTAACCCCCAAAAAAGAACTCTTGAAAATTTATGCCGAAAAAGGCCTTTATAATAAAGCCATCTCTTTGGCCCAGAAAATACTTGCTCAAAATCCTGATGACAAAGAGACTCTTTTCTTTTTAGCCAAGCTTTACTGGGCCCAAAAAAGAGAAGCCCGGGCGATAGAGACCCTTGAAAGGTTGCTTGAAAAGCATCCCGATTATGAAGAAGCCCTTTCAACACTTGCTTCTATTTACCTTCAGCGCCATGATCTCAACGGAGCCATCAAAGTTTTTGAACGCCTGGTCAAAAAAGAACCTCAAAATGCCTCCATCTATTTAGAACTAGCACGGCTTTACCGTCGTAAGGGAGATTTTGACAAGGCGCGTACGTATTACCAGAAAGCCCTTGAGCTATCTCACGGAAAACTAAGAATAGTCATTGAATATGGCGATTTTCTTGAAAAAATAGGCGCTTTTAAAGAGGCGCAAAAGCTTTACGAAAACGCCCTTAAACAAAACCCGGAACAATTTCACCTCTATGAAGCGTTGCTAAGGCTTTATATCGGAGCAGGAAATTTTGAAAAAGCGCTTCATACCATTGAACGCTTAGAGGAAATCATAGGCCCTAATCCCCGGTTGTTGCTTCGCAAGGCCCTGATTCTACTTGACTTAAACCGAGACCAAGAAGCCCTAAAAATTCTCAAAGAAGTAGTCAAAAAACACCCAGAAGACTATACCGCCAAATTCTACTTAGGTGTTGCCTTTGAACGGGTTGGCCAGAAGGAAAAGGCCCTTAAAATCTACAAAAGTATCCCCCCAGATGCAGATGTTTTTCCTTTGGCTATCAGAAGGGTAGCAGCCCTAACTAATGATCCCCAAGAAATCTATCATCTTTTTGAAAAGGCGCTTCAAGCGAACCCTGACAATAAAGAACTTTATCGTATGGCGGCAAGCATCTTTAACCAGCTAGATGCTTGTAACCTGGGGATTTCTCTTCTTAGCGAAGGACTTAAAAAATTTCCTGATGATTTGGATCTTGCCACATCGTATGCCATTCTTCTGGTTTGCGAAGGAAAGGACGAAGAAATTTTAAAAGTTCTTGAGCCTTTTCTTGAAAAATATCCCGATGATCCCACGCTGCTTAATTTTGTAGGCTATACCCTGGCGGACCTTAATCGTGACCTTGATAGGGCAGAGAAATATATCAAAAAGGCCCTTTCTCTTAAGCCCAATGACGGCTACATCGTCGATAGTCTTGCCTGGGTTTATTACCGCAAAGGGAAATATGAAGAAGCCTTAAAAGAAATTGAAAGGGCCCTTAGCCTTTCACCTGATGATCCTATAATCCACGAACACCACGGCGATATCTTAAAGGCCCTGGGGCTCTTTAAAGAGGCGTGTAAAGCTTACCAAAAGGCCCTTTCCCTTGCGCAAAAAGTCCGTGACCGCGAAAGAATCGAAGGCAAGATTAAAAGGCTGTGTGGCGATATCTCTTCGTAA
- the mnmG gene encoding tRNA uridine-5-carboxymethylaminomethyl(34) synthesis enzyme MnmG, whose amino-acid sequence MAVYHKEFDVVIIGAGHAGIEAALAAAKLGCEVLVLTINLDRIGAMSCNPAIGGLAKGHLVKEIDALGGEMAKAIDQTGIQFRKLNTRKGPAVRATRAQADRWRYQDYMKKRLENAPRVTVKQATVDRILVKDRRVYGVETSIGEIFHTKAVVVTTGTFLKGLIHIGFKNFPAGRMGDPPSNKLSDCLKELGFEIGRLKTGTCPRLDGRTIDYSKLEVQWGDVPPPLFSYENQGKRPPLPQVPCYITYTNEKTHEIIRAAVDRSPLFTGIIKGVGARYCPSIEDKVFRFADRARHQIFLEPEGLDTVEVYPNGISTSLPIDVQWAMVRSIKGLEHAEILRPGYAIEYDYVNPIQLKHSLETKEIAGLFLAGQINGTSGYEEAAAQGLVAGINAAHYVQQKEPFTLDRSQAYIGVLIDDLVTKGTNEPYRMFTSRAEYRLLLREDNADLRLTELGYKIGLVSEERYGLFLQKKKTIEKVLQELKKIKLRPDEINPLLLRLGSAPIKQSQSLFDLLKRPEIPLEEIKKVFSFLDRLPDDILQQIEIETKYAGYVTRQQQEIERFRRWESMLLPEDLNYWEIPGLSTEIREKLTRVKPRSLGQALRISGVTPAAIAAIQIYLKKRGWRPVRQEN is encoded by the coding sequence ATGGCGGTTTATCACAAAGAATTTGACGTAGTAATAATTGGCGCAGGCCATGCGGGTATTGAGGCAGCCTTGGCGGCAGCCAAACTTGGCTGTGAGGTTTTGGTTCTCACCATCAATCTTGATCGCATTGGGGCCATGAGTTGTAACCCTGCGATCGGCGGTCTTGCCAAGGGCCATCTTGTAAAAGAAATAGACGCCCTTGGGGGAGAGATGGCCAAGGCCATCGACCAGACAGGGATTCAATTCCGTAAACTAAACACCCGCAAAGGACCTGCAGTGCGGGCCACCAGGGCCCAGGCAGACCGCTGGCGTTACCAGGACTACATGAAAAAACGCCTTGAAAACGCCCCGCGGGTTACAGTAAAACAGGCCACCGTTGACCGCATTCTGGTTAAAGATAGACGTGTCTATGGGGTTGAGACCTCAATTGGCGAGATCTTTCATACAAAGGCCGTAGTTGTTACCACAGGAACTTTTCTTAAAGGTCTTATCCACATTGGTTTTAAAAACTTCCCTGCCGGAAGGATGGGAGACCCCCCTTCTAATAAGCTTTCAGACTGCTTGAAAGAGCTTGGTTTTGAGATAGGGCGTCTTAAGACCGGGACGTGTCCGCGGCTTGATGGTCGCACCATTGACTACAGCAAACTTGAAGTTCAGTGGGGCGATGTCCCGCCACCGCTTTTTTCGTATGAAAATCAGGGCAAACGCCCGCCTCTTCCGCAAGTCCCTTGTTACATCACTTATACCAACGAAAAGACACACGAAATTATCCGTGCTGCGGTAGATCGGTCTCCCCTTTTTACCGGGATTATTAAAGGTGTTGGGGCGCGTTATTGTCCCTCTATTGAAGACAAGGTTTTCCGCTTTGCCGACAGAGCCCGTCACCAGATCTTTCTTGAGCCAGAAGGCCTTGATACCGTAGAAGTTTATCCCAACGGGATTAGCACCAGTCTTCCCATTGATGTCCAGTGGGCTATGGTGCGCTCTATAAAAGGGCTTGAGCATGCTGAGATTCTTAGGCCTGGTTATGCCATTGAATACGACTACGTTAACCCCATCCAGCTAAAACACAGCCTTGAGACCAAAGAAATAGCTGGCCTTTTTTTGGCAGGCCAGATTAACGGGACATCTGGTTATGAAGAAGCTGCTGCTCAAGGTCTTGTGGCCGGGATTAATGCTGCCCATTACGTTCAGCAAAAAGAACCGTTTACCCTGGACCGTTCCCAGGCTTATATCGGTGTTTTAATTGATGATCTTGTTACCAAGGGCACTAACGAGCCCTATCGTATGTTCACCTCTCGTGCTGAGTATAGGCTCCTTTTGCGCGAAGACAATGCTGATCTAAGGCTTACGGAGCTGGGCTATAAGATAGGTTTAGTTTCTGAAGAGCGTTATGGTCTTTTTTTACAAAAGAAAAAGACTATTGAAAAAGTGCTTCAGGAGCTTAAGAAAATAAAGCTTAGGCCAGATGAAATTAATCCCCTTTTATTAAGGCTTGGTTCTGCGCCTATTAAGCAATCCCAAAGTCTTTTTGACCTGCTTAAGCGCCCGGAGATTCCGCTGGAAGAAATTAAAAAAGTTTTTTCCTTTCTTGATAGACTTCCTGATGATATTCTACAACAGATCGAGATAGAAACTAAATATGCAGGTTATGTCACGCGGCAGCAGCAAGAAATTGAAAGATTTCGTCGCTGGGAGAGCATGCTGCTTCCTGAGGATTTAAATTACTGGGAGATACCAGGGCTTTCTACGGAGATACGAGAGAAATTAACCAGGGTTAAGCCACGTTCTTTAGGGCAGGCTTTGCGTATCTCAGGGGTAACTCCAGCTGCTATTGCCGCTATTCAGATTTACCTTAAAAAGCGCGGCTGGCGCCCGGTAAGGCAAGAAAATTAG
- the ruvA gene encoding Holliday junction branch migration protein RuvA: MLAQVKGIVVRKGLNKVYVATGPVVLEICVPQALLAKLPDEGHHLTLYVTLRLRGEVLELYGFEDWESKELFEKLISVSSLGPRLALNILGVFSPARFAEVVAQNDLESLSKVPGIGPRRAEKLCVELRAKLGFKPGRTSTLYSEALTALLNLGFAEKEARLALEKVFKEGEDLAEIIKKALKELSGTL, from the coding sequence ATGCTTGCCCAGGTTAAAGGGATAGTTGTCCGCAAGGGATTAAACAAAGTCTATGTGGCCACTGGCCCTGTTGTTCTAGAAATTTGCGTGCCCCAGGCTTTGCTCGCAAAACTCCCTGATGAGGGCCACCACTTAACCCTTTACGTAACCTTGCGTTTAAGGGGCGAAGTCCTTGAGCTCTACGGTTTTGAGGACTGGGAATCAAAAGAGCTTTTTGAAAAGCTGATAAGCGTCTCAAGCCTTGGGCCAAGGCTTGCCTTAAATATCCTGGGCGTGTTTAGCCCGGCACGCTTTGCCGAAGTGGTGGCTCAAAATGACCTTGAAAGCCTTTCTAAGGTGCCAGGAATAGGCCCGAGACGGGCTGAAAAACTCTGCGTTGAATTGCGTGCCAAACTTGGGTTTAAACCAGGAAGAACAAGCACCCTTTATAGCGAGGCCCTCACGGCCCTGCTTAACCTTGGTTTTGCAGAAAAAGAAGCAAGGCTTGCCCTTGAAAAGGTATTTAAAGAAGGGGAAGATTTAGCAGAGATTATCAAAAAAGCCCTAAAAGAGCTTTCAGGAACACTTTAA
- the panB gene encoding 3-methyl-2-oxobutanoate hydroxymethyltransferase — MASSKITVPEIIAKKDKEKIAALTAYDVLWARILDEAGIDIILVGDSAAMIVLGYEDTLPITMEEMLLFSRAVARGAKRALVVGDMPFLSYQTSVSEAIKNAGRFLKEAGCQAVKIEGGQEIAETIAAVVKAGIPVMGHIGLTPQRAHALGGFKVQGKDVSSARKLIEDAKALEEAGVFSLVLECVPKELAAYITREISIPTIGIGAGAQCDGQILVLPDLLGLFEAFRPKFVKSYTNMAETGRKAILAYLEEVKNGLFPGEEHSFKLSDEVKKELGL; from the coding sequence ATGGCCTCTTCCAAAATCACGGTTCCTGAAATCATTGCCAAAAAAGATAAAGAAAAAATAGCAGCTCTTACCGCCTATGATGTTTTATGGGCAAGGATCCTTGATGAAGCAGGGATAGACATCATCCTGGTGGGTGATTCCGCAGCGATGATAGTCCTTGGTTATGAAGACACGCTTCCCATAACCATGGAAGAGATGCTTCTTTTTTCGCGGGCGGTAGCCAGAGGCGCCAAGCGGGCGCTCGTGGTGGGGGATATGCCTTTTCTTTCATATCAGACAAGCGTTTCTGAAGCCATTAAAAACGCCGGGCGTTTCCTGAAAGAAGCGGGCTGTCAGGCCGTAAAGATAGAAGGTGGCCAGGAGATAGCTGAAACCATTGCAGCTGTTGTTAAAGCCGGAATCCCTGTGATGGGGCATATTGGGCTTACCCCTCAGCGGGCCCATGCCCTTGGCGGGTTCAAGGTTCAGGGAAAAGACGTTAGCTCCGCGCGCAAGCTAATAGAAGACGCCAAGGCCCTTGAAGAGGCCGGAGTTTTTTCCCTGGTGCTTGAGTGCGTGCCCAAAGAGCTTGCCGCCTACATAACCCGCGAAATCTCTATCCCTACCATTGGCATTGGAGCTGGGGCCCAGTGTGATGGCCAGATCCTTGTGCTTCCTGATTTATTGGGGCTTTTTGAGGCCTTTCGCCCTAAGTTTGTTAAGTCCTACACCAATATGGCTGAAACCGGACGCAAGGCCATTTTGGCCTATCTTGAAGAAGTAAAAAACGGGCTTTTCCCCGGAGAAGAACACTCTTTTAAATTGTCAGACGAAGTAAAAAAAGAATTGGGCCTTTAG
- a CDS encoding hemolysin family protein, with product MSSGFFEIEIILQGFLIVLLIIFSGVFTSSEVALFSLSRLDILRLKEHTKGSCRLAAKLLQAPRKVLATILIGNEFSDIVSSSVATALFIKIVGPSRAELYAFPIMTVLLFLFGDLLPKVFAFRKREAAACFLAPILRVFVFVFSPFRVVMLAFTEAFLSLWGLSSKHDSRLSEEDLLQLVEESYRAGILGEQERRFIHGLLESEKIPISAIMTPRRDIFALEDCPISDELLFRIKRRGVSRIPVYQENFDNVIGILHVKDLLRWKLKKRETRLSDLVRPCFFVPETMKVRSLLEEFQKRRLKFALVVDEYGTIVGLVTLEDILEELFGEIYDEFDVRREPIQEIAPGIWRVSARLRVEEFNRFVQADLPSEEFDTIGGLVLHVFGKLPREGESKEAFGFKFTVERLKGTRLISIRVEKVS from the coding sequence ATGAGTTCAGGCTTTTTCGAAATAGAAATCATACTTCAAGGCTTTTTAATTGTCCTTTTGATAATATTTTCTGGTGTTTTCACCAGCTCTGAAGTGGCCCTTTTTTCCCTTTCTCGCCTTGATATTTTGCGTCTCAAAGAACATACTAAGGGCTCTTGTCGTCTTGCTGCTAAGCTTTTGCAAGCTCCACGAAAAGTCTTGGCTACTATTCTAATCGGGAATGAATTTTCTGACATTGTTTCTTCTTCGGTGGCCACCGCCCTTTTTATTAAAATCGTAGGACCATCGCGGGCAGAGCTCTATGCTTTCCCCATAATGACGGTACTTCTTTTTCTTTTTGGAGACCTGCTTCCTAAGGTATTTGCTTTTCGTAAACGTGAAGCGGCAGCGTGTTTTCTTGCGCCCATCCTGAGAGTGTTTGTATTTGTTTTTTCGCCTTTTCGCGTGGTGATGCTTGCCTTTACTGAAGCTTTTTTGAGTTTATGGGGGCTTTCTTCAAAGCATGATTCCCGCCTGTCAGAGGAAGATCTTTTGCAACTTGTGGAAGAAAGTTACAGGGCAGGTATCCTTGGCGAGCAGGAAAGGCGTTTTATTCACGGGCTTCTTGAGTCTGAAAAAATTCCGATTTCAGCCATAATGACTCCCAGGCGTGATATTTTTGCCCTTGAGGATTGTCCTATTTCTGACGAACTCCTCTTTCGCATTAAAAGACGTGGGGTTTCGCGCATACCTGTTTACCAGGAAAACTTTGACAATGTTATCGGTATTTTGCACGTAAAGGATCTCTTGCGTTGGAAGCTCAAGAAGCGAGAAACTCGTCTCTCAGATCTTGTGCGGCCCTGTTTTTTTGTGCCTGAGACCATGAAGGTCCGTTCACTTCTTGAAGAATTTCAAAAACGGCGCCTTAAATTTGCGTTGGTGGTTGACGAATACGGCACTATTGTAGGGCTGGTTACCTTAGAAGACATCCTTGAAGAACTTTTTGGCGAGATATACGACGAGTTTGACGTGCGCCGCGAACCTATCCAGGAGATAGCTCCCGGGATCTGGCGCGTTTCGGCAAGGCTTCGGGTAGAAGAATTTAATCGCTTTGTCCAGGCTGATCTCCCCTCAGAAGAATTTGATACCATTGGCGGTCTTGTGCTTCATGTTTTTGGCAAACTTCCCCGAGAAGGCGAAAGCAAGGAGGCATTTGGCTTTAAATTCACCGTTGAAAGACTTAAGGGGACACGTCTTATAAGCATCAGGGTGGAAAAGGTTTCATGA
- a CDS encoding hemolysin family protein, with the protein MIYLSGVLTFLVLLFCEAFFAGAEIALVSAEENQLKRLAQKSFGARLALKLLANPERLLTTTLLGLNLSVIGNSVLTTSFLIEVIPRYGGLVAVLMLPPLMLFFGQMIPKSIAQQKAASLAPKVAPLVYSISFVFCPLVWLVSGLIFLFTKEETKRLPSITKEEIRVLVCSEEGLDPHERRLIARLIDFSKKKASQVMIPLVWVKAIEESKDLKEALVLFAETGFSRLLVYREHLHDMVGLLLALDLLDARDLSQPVRLFMREVKYVPEFKSASELLAEMQNQGQTLVVVVNEYGQAVGIVTIEDLVEEVLGEFWDEFDQKLVPYVKLSENHFLVKAWLEIEQANEELGLNIPPGDYETIGGFVLKLAGRIPKVGEVFEYGNLKIQVRRATKTTIDELEIWIKPDLPDSRS; encoded by the coding sequence ATGATTTACTTGAGCGGTGTTTTGACATTCTTGGTGCTTCTTTTTTGTGAAGCTTTTTTTGCAGGAGCAGAGATTGCCCTGGTGTCTGCTGAGGAAAATCAGCTTAAAAGACTTGCTCAAAAAAGTTTTGGGGCGCGTCTTGCGCTGAAACTCCTTGCTAACCCCGAAAGGCTCCTTACTACCACCCTCCTAGGGCTTAATCTTTCGGTTATCGGAAACAGTGTTTTAACCACTAGTTTCTTGATCGAGGTTATTCCACGTTACGGGGGCCTGGTGGCGGTTCTAATGCTTCCTCCGCTTATGCTTTTTTTTGGGCAAATGATTCCCAAAAGTATTGCCCAACAGAAAGCAGCTTCCTTGGCTCCCAAAGTGGCTCCCTTGGTTTATTCCATAAGTTTTGTTTTTTGTCCTTTGGTGTGGCTTGTTTCAGGCCTTATTTTTCTTTTCACCAAAGAAGAAACCAAAAGGCTTCCCTCCATCACCAAAGAAGAAATAAGGGTTTTGGTGTGTTCTGAAGAAGGCCTTGACCCTCATGAAAGACGCCTTATCGCGCGGTTGATTGATTTTTCTAAGAAAAAAGCCTCACAAGTGATGATCCCTCTTGTTTGGGTTAAGGCTATAGAAGAATCTAAGGACTTAAAAGAAGCCCTTGTGCTTTTTGCAGAAACTGGATTTTCGCGACTTTTAGTCTATCGTGAACACCTCCACGATATGGTTGGGTTGCTTTTGGCCCTTGATCTGCTTGATGCCAGAGATCTTTCTCAACCAGTGCGCCTTTTCATGCGTGAGGTTAAGTATGTGCCGGAATTTAAAAGTGCTTCAGAGCTTTTGGCTGAAATGCAAAACCAGGGGCAAACCCTGGTGGTAGTGGTTAACGAATACGGCCAGGCAGTAGGTATTGTAACGATCGAAGATCTTGTTGAAGAAGTTTTGGGTGAGTTTTGGGATGAGTTTGACCAAAAACTTGTGCCTTATGTAAAGCTTTCTGAAAACCATTTCTTAGTTAAGGCCTGGCTTGAAATAGAGCAAGCCAACGAAGAATTAGGATTAAATATCCCTCCAGGGGATTATGAGACAATTGGTGGCTTTGTGCTAAAGCTTGCAGGCCGTATCCCCAAAGTTGGGGAGGTTTTTGAGTACGGGAATTTAAAGATTCAAGTGCGCCGCGCTACCAAAACTACCATCGATGAACTCGAAATCTGGATAAAACCAGATTTACCAGACTCACGTTCCTAG
- the ruvB gene encoding Holliday junction branch migration DNA helicase RuvB, with the protein MAYQEIRPQNLEAYIGQEDVKKELKVYLSAARARQDALDHVLLTGFPGLGKTTLAHIIAAELGTNIHVTSGATLERPGDLAAILTNLSERDVLFIDEIHRLPAAVEEILYPAMEDFKLDIVVGKGPGARILRLNLPRFTLVGATTRSGLLSAPLRDRFGISFKLDFYNEDELSAIITQTAKNLGINIEKKAAQEIARRSRGTPRIANRLLRRVLDFACVAEEKNITFEIAQKALTLMDLDEHGLGPFDRLLIKTIIEKFDGGPVGLDTLATALCEDPRTLEDVYEPFLIRLGFIRRTKRGRVITNRAYEYFAKRSKTYGLFQNHGS; encoded by the coding sequence ATGGCATATCAGGAAATTCGCCCACAAAACCTTGAGGCCTACATTGGCCAGGAAGACGTAAAAAAAGAACTAAAGGTCTATCTTTCTGCAGCCCGTGCCAGGCAAGACGCCCTTGACCACGTGCTTTTAACAGGCTTCCCAGGCCTTGGCAAAACCACCCTTGCCCACATTATTGCTGCTGAGCTTGGTACAAACATCCACGTAACCTCAGGGGCTACCCTGGAACGCCCGGGAGACCTTGCTGCTATTCTCACTAATCTTTCTGAAAGAGACGTGCTTTTCATAGACGAAATCCACCGCTTGCCTGCAGCGGTAGAAGAAATCCTTTACCCTGCTATGGAAGACTTCAAGTTAGACATCGTGGTGGGAAAAGGCCCAGGGGCACGCATCTTAAGGCTTAATCTCCCGCGGTTTACTTTAGTAGGAGCGACCACCAGAAGCGGGCTTCTTTCTGCCCCGTTAAGAGACCGCTTTGGCATAAGCTTTAAGCTTGATTTTTACAACGAAGACGAGCTCAGCGCCATTATCACCCAAACCGCCAAAAACTTAGGCATAAATATCGAAAAAAAAGCGGCACAAGAGATTGCCAGACGCTCTCGTGGCACCCCGCGCATTGCCAACCGCTTGCTGCGCCGGGTGCTTGATTTTGCCTGTGTGGCTGAAGAAAAAAACATCACCTTTGAGATTGCCCAAAAAGCCCTTACCCTCATGGACCTTGACGAGCACGGCCTTGGCCCCTTTGACCGCCTGCTCATCAAAACCATTATCGAAAAATTCGACGGTGGCCCTGTAGGGCTTGACACCCTTGCCACGGCCCTTTGCGAAGACCCACGCACCTTAGAAGACGTCTATGAACCCTTTCTTATCAGGCTTGGTTTTATAAGACGCACCAAGCGCGGTCGGGTGATAACCAACCGGGCTTACGAATACTTTGCCAAAAGGAGCAAGACCTATGGCCTCTTCCAAAATCACGGTTCCTGA